One Brassica napus cultivar Da-Ae chromosome C4, Da-Ae, whole genome shotgun sequence genomic region harbors:
- the LOC106426346 gene encoding probable 2-oxoacid dependent dioxygenase, with product MAGLYDCDSEVKAFDEMKIGVKGLVDAGITHIPRIFHHSPHVTVANPTIPSSTVVIPTIDLGGGMFESPVTRENVVAEVRDAVEKFRFFQVIKHGIPLDVMEKMKEGTRGFHEQDTEVKRGFYSRDITK from the coding sequence ACGACTGTGACAGTGAGGTGAAAGCATTCGACGAGATGAAAATCGGAGTTAAGGGTCTCGTCGACGCCGGAATCACACATATCCCTCGCATTTTCCATCATTCACCACATGTCACCGTAGCAAACCCTACCATACCCTCCTCGACGGTGGTGATTCCAACGATCGATCTTGGAGGTGGCATGTTCGAGTCCCCTGTAACACGAGAGAATGTGGTTGCGGAAGTGAGAGACGCGGTTGAGAAGTTCAGGTTTTTCCAGGTGATAAAACATGGGATTCCACTTGATGTTATGGAGAAGATGAAGGAGGGGACTCGTGGGTTTCATGAGCAAGACACGGAAGTGAAGAGAGGGTTTTATAGCCGAGACATCACCAAGTAG
- the LOC111205469 gene encoding protein JASON-like, with product MGCLFRCFLRAKAEEQSTVGDSVSQPPGVNSIRGHDSKNRLSALFLSQEKADSPPRHHREGSGLHIHNDLIIKDEVQLLKACGVTTATPIEIRKASQKLETPQRGKQLTSSQFHSWISDAVFHLDEPCEEVSEQTPSSCVTRISTGYSDASEESQESIGTEFRDGVYRPSKVPFTDGKRKSVWSKCDFDQSYSSTSSKSSTSKTPEKAVKIMESAVRGRPRIRSHCLHSASSLTEKASICKLPEDSDETKEHACKEKKEPESPISVTCEGKLEESSASPSPWVKQSEEKSNQKVTATISTVTYGDRPIIGTAAAHWNEKEQSQISPKWWDGNGIPNSTNKYKEDQKVSWHVTSFEERLEKALSEEGGQGFTPSRKLELMEEAQRDTAISQLHHPAQSTSIVSF from the exons ATGGGTTGTCTCTTCCGTTGCTTCCTCCGTGCCAAAGCCGAGGAGCAATCTACCGTCGGCGATTCCGTCTCTCAACCTCCCGGCGTCAACTCCATC AGAGGCCATGACTCGAAGAATCGTTTATCAGCTCTGTTTCTCTCTCAAG AGAAAGCAGATTCTCCGCCACGTCATCACAGAGAAGGATCTGGTTTGCATATTCACAACGATCTCATCATCAAGGATGAG GTTCAGCTTCTCAAAGCTTGCGGTGTAACAACAGCCACACCGATTGAAATTAGGAAAGCATCCCAAAAGCTGGAAACTCCTCAACGTGGAAAACAGCTTACATCTTCCCAATTTCATTCCTGGATCTCTGATGCAGTCTTTCACTTGGATGAACCGTGCGAAGAGGTTTCAGAGCAAACTCCTAGCAG TTGCGTGACGAGGATCTCCACTGGATATAGTGATGCTAGTGAAGAAAGCCAAGAAAGCATTGGTACTGAGTTCAGGGATGGGGTGTATAGACCCAGCAAGGTGCCATTCACAGATGGAAAGAGGAAATCAGTGTGGTCTAAATGTGATTTTGATCAATCTTACTCTTCTACTTCTTCCAAGAGCAGCACTTCAAAGACACCAGAGAAGGCTGTAAAAA TTATGGAATCAGCAGTAAGGGGGAGACCAAGAATCAGGTCGCACTGTTTGCATTCAGCTTCCAGTCTTACTGAAAAGGCCTCCATATGTAAGCTCCCTGAAGATTCAGATGAGACTAAAGAGCATGCTTgcaaagagaaaaaagaacCTGAATCTCCAATATCAGTAACTTGTGAGGGAAAGTTGGAAGAGAGTTCAGCTAGTCCTTCTCCGTGGGTAAAGCAGAGTGAAGAGAAGAGTAACCAAAAAGTGACGGCTACTATATCCACTGTTACTTATGGGGACAGGCCCATCATTGGAACGGCTGCTGCTCACTGGAACGAGAAAGAGCAATCTCAAATCTCACCCAAATGGTGGGATGGTAATGGGATACCAAACTCTACAAACAAGTACAAAGAG GATCAGAAAGTGAGTTGGCACGTAACATCTTTCGAGGAGAGATTGGAGAAAGCACTTTCAGAAGAAGGCGGTCAAGGTTTCACCCCATCAAG AAAACTTGAATTAATGGAAGAGGCTCAAAGGGACACAGCTATATCACAGCTGCATCATCCAGCGCAATCCACATCAATCGTTTCCTTTTGA